The following are encoded together in the Elusimicrobiota bacterium genome:
- the guaA gene encoding glutamine-hydrolyzing GMP synthase, with protein MIVILDFGSQYTQLIARRIRELNVFSEILPYNTCSVELLKKSPSGIILSGGPASVISKNSPTCDTYIFNLGIPVLGICYGMQLLAKIFGGKVVNGKLQEYGKSEICVDRKNLLFHRLPKQFNVWMSHSDRIKILPKGFVKIAETKNIEYAAFMNLNRNLYGVQFHPEVVHTEYGKKLLENFVFNIAKSKKDWNLKSFISQEITEIRKKVQNSKVICGLSGGVDSSTTAMILKKAISKNVIPIFVDNGLLRKEEPERIRNIFGKKFRLEIHFVEAQKVFLKKLKYVTNPERKRKIIGRLFVEVFEKEAKKIKDAKFLAQGTLYPDLIESQPVKGPSSKIKSHHNVGGLPEKMNLELVEPLKFLFKDEVRTIAKQLGLPNEIVYRQPFPGPGLAIRIIGEITEEKLKILKDADYILIDEMKKSGYYYKVWQSFAILLPVKTVGIKGDRRSYENVITIRIVESTDGMTADFSRVPYQLLEKISTRIVNEVKGVNRVVYDITSKPPATIEWE; from the coding sequence ATGATTGTAATACTGGACTTTGGGTCTCAATATACCCAACTTATTGCAAGAAGAATTAGAGAATTAAATGTATTCTCTGAAATTCTGCCATATAATACTTGTAGTGTTGAACTGCTGAAAAAGTCACCTTCCGGAATTATACTGTCAGGCGGACCTGCGTCTGTTATTTCAAAAAATTCACCTACTTGTGACACTTATATTTTCAATTTAGGAATTCCTGTGTTAGGTATATGTTACGGAATGCAACTTCTGGCAAAGATATTTGGCGGTAAAGTTGTAAATGGAAAATTACAAGAATACGGGAAGTCAGAAATCTGTGTTGACAGAAAGAATCTGCTTTTTCACAGGTTACCGAAACAATTCAATGTATGGATGAGCCATTCTGATAGAATAAAAATATTACCAAAAGGATTTGTTAAAATAGCAGAAACAAAAAATATTGAATATGCAGCGTTTATGAATCTCAACAGAAACCTGTATGGTGTTCAATTCCATCCCGAGGTTGTTCATACAGAATATGGTAAAAAACTACTTGAGAATTTTGTTTTTAATATAGCCAAATCAAAAAAAGATTGGAACTTGAAATCATTTATCAGCCAGGAAATAACCGAAATAAGAAAGAAGGTTCAGAATTCCAAAGTTATATGCGGGCTTTCAGGTGGTGTAGATTCTTCAACTACTGCGATGATATTAAAAAAGGCAATTAGTAAAAATGTTATTCCTATCTTTGTAGATAACGGGCTGTTGCGAAAAGAAGAGCCCGAACGAATACGGAATATATTTGGTAAGAAATTCCGTCTTGAAATCCATTTTGTTGAGGCCCAAAAAGTTTTTCTAAAAAAATTGAAATATGTTACAAATCCTGAACGAAAAAGGAAAATTATTGGACGACTATTTGTAGAAGTATTTGAAAAAGAGGCAAAAAAAATTAAAGATGCAAAATTTTTAGCACAGGGAACATTATATCCTGATTTGATTGAATCTCAACCTGTGAAAGGACCATCTTCAAAAATAAAATCACACCATAATGTAGGCGGGCTACCTGAAAAAATGAACCTTGAACTTGTTGAGCCACTGAAGTTTTTATTCAAAGATGAAGTCCGAACTATTGCAAAACAACTTGGGTTACCAAATGAGATTGTTTATCGGCAGCCATTTCCAGGTCCTGGATTAGCAATAAGAATTATTGGTGAGATAACAGAAGAAAAATTGAAAATTTTGAAAGATGCCGACTATATATTGATTGATGAAATGAAAAAGTCAGGGTATTACTATAAAGTATGGCAATCGTTTGCAATTCTTTTACCTGTGAAAACCGTCGGGATTAAAGGTGATAGACGCAGTTATGAAAATGTGATTACTATAAGAATAGTTGAAAGTACTGATGGAATGACTGCTGATTTTTCAAGAGTTCCATATCAATTACTTGAAAAAATATCAACCAGAATTGTGAACGAAGTAAAAGGCGTGAATAGAGTGGTTTATGATATTACCTCAAAACCACCTGCAACAATAGAATGGGAATGA
- a CDS encoding GuaB3 family IMP dehydrogenase-related protein: protein MAFFIGREKEIKRAYGFDEIALVPSTVTVDIDDVDISTKIGNIELKIPFLASAMDGVVDVKFADAFSKLGGLAVLNLDGVQTRYKNTQQVIRKIKDACRKKNSTEIIQEIYKQPVKEELISKRISEIKKRGGIAAVSTIPKNAERYSKIAEEAGCDIFVIQSTVTTAKFISTRQQTIDLKKICSSVKIPVIIGNTVTYNAALELLETGCCGILVGVGPGAACTTRGVLGIGVPQVTAIIDCASARDSYYKTTGRYVSVIADGGMITGGDICKAFACGSDAVMIGSGFARAEESPGRGWHWGMATSHKNLPRGTGIYVGISGKLEEILFGPAKTDDGTQNLVGALKTSMGSLGAKNIKEMQKVEIILAPEIKHEGKILQKKQGVGMGK, encoded by the coding sequence ATGGCGTTTTTTATAGGCAGAGAGAAAGAAATAAAACGGGCTTACGGGTTTGATGAGATAGCACTTGTGCCGTCAACTGTGACGGTAGATATTGATGATGTAGATATCTCCACAAAAATCGGGAATATAGAATTAAAAATTCCGTTTTTAGCGTCTGCAATGGATGGTGTGGTGGATGTAAAGTTTGCAGACGCCTTTAGCAAACTCGGTGGTTTGGCAGTGCTTAATTTAGATGGTGTCCAGACAAGATATAAAAACACACAACAAGTAATTAGAAAAATCAAAGATGCTTGTAGAAAAAAAAATTCAACCGAAATTATTCAGGAAATTTACAAACAGCCAGTAAAAGAAGAACTAATATCAAAACGAATAAGCGAAATAAAAAAAAGAGGCGGGATTGCTGCTGTCTCAACAATTCCCAAAAATGCCGAACGATATTCAAAAATTGCTGAAGAAGCCGGCTGTGATATTTTTGTAATACAGTCAACAGTTACAACTGCAAAGTTTATTTCTACAAGACAGCAAACGATTGACTTAAAAAAAATCTGTAGTTCAGTTAAAATCCCTGTTATTATTGGAAATACAGTCACATACAATGCAGCACTTGAACTATTGGAAACCGGCTGCTGTGGTATTCTGGTTGGTGTCGGTCCTGGTGCTGCCTGTACAACAAGAGGTGTTTTGGGAATAGGTGTCCCACAGGTTACAGCAATTATTGATTGCGCATCTGCGAGAGATTCCTATTACAAAACTACAGGAAGATATGTTTCTGTAATTGCTGATGGTGGAATGATAACTGGTGGCGATATTTGTAAAGCATTCGCTTGTGGAAGTGATGCTGTGATGATTGGCAGCGGGTTTGCCCGTGCAGAAGAATCGCCAGGTCGCGGCTGGCATTGGGGCATGGCAACCTCGCATAAGAATCTGCCCAGAGGAACAGGTATATATGTTGGTATCTCTGGAAAACTTGAAGAGATACTATTTGGACCAGCAAAAACTGACGATGGCACACAAAATCTGGTTGGTGCCTTAAAAACCAGTATGGGTTCACTCGGTGCAAAAAATATAAAAGAGATGCAAAAGGTTGAAATTATACTTGCACCTGAAATAAAACACGAAGGCAAAATTCTACAGAAAAAACAAGGTGTTGGGATGGGAAAATGA
- the thyX gene encoding FAD-dependent thymidylate synthase, translating to MLIELLAITPDAEKLVENAGRTCYMSFDKKTAGSEKRFIQGLIKAGHTSVLEHAYVTFRLKDVSRAFTHQLVRHRLCAFSQQSQRYVNEKNFTYITPEKIKNNDEAKKLYDNFLENARDIYTRLQSLNIPNEDARYILPNACCSEIVFSTNFRELRHIFEVRGSKRAQWEIREVCIELLKIIRQKAPSVFGDFVIDEKERTIIKG from the coding sequence ATGCTGATAGAACTTTTGGCAATTACACCAGATGCAGAAAAATTGGTTGAGAACGCGGGAAGAACATGTTATATGTCGTTTGATAAAAAAACAGCAGGATCTGAAAAAAGGTTTATACAGGGCTTAATAAAAGCAGGGCATACATCTGTCTTGGAGCATGCGTATGTAACATTTCGGCTTAAAGATGTCTCGCGGGCATTCACACATCAGCTTGTTAGGCACAGGCTGTGTGCATTTTCACAGCAGTCACAGCGCTATGTTAACGAAAAAAATTTTACATACATAACACCTGAAAAAATTAAAAATAATGATGAAGCAAAAAAGTTATATGACAACTTTTTAGAAAATGCAAGAGATATCTACACAAGACTCCAATCACTGAATATCCCAAATGAAGACGCCCGATATATTCTGCCTAATGCATGTTGTAGCGAAATAGTTTTCTCAACAAATTTCCGAGAGTTAAGGCATATATTTGAAGTTCGTGGTTCTAAACGAGCACAATGGGAAATCCGAGAGGTATGTATTGAACTGCTAAAAATTATCAGACAAAAAGCGCCATCTGTATTTGGTGATTTTGTCATTGATGAAAAAGAAAGAACAATTATAAAGGGGTGA
- the dut gene encoding dUTP diphosphatase produces the protein MLVKILRCRKNLNLPQYQHSGDSCVDLINAKKDVIIKPFSRELVPTGIKVAVPLGYELQIRPRSGLALKKGVTVLNTPGTIDAGYRGKVCVILYNSTDKNVSIKKGERIAQAALCKIEKIVWQEVKKLNKTKRDSGGFGSTG, from the coding sequence ATGCTCGTAAAAATATTGAGATGCCGGAAAAATCTCAACTTGCCACAATATCAGCATAGTGGCGATTCCTGTGTTGATTTAATAAATGCAAAGAAAGATGTAATCATTAAACCATTTTCAAGAGAACTTGTACCAACAGGTATAAAGGTAGCAGTGCCTTTGGGTTATGAACTCCAGATAAGACCAAGAAGTGGACTGGCATTAAAAAAAGGAGTGACAGTGTTGAATACGCCGGGAACGATTGATGCGGGCTACAGAGGTAAGGTCTGTGTGATTCTGTATAACAGTACAGACAAAAATGTCAGTATAAAAAAAGGAGAAAGAATCGCACAGGCTGCGCTCTGTAAAATAGAAAAAATTGTATGGCAAGAAGTAAAAAAATTAAATAAAACAAAAAGAGACAGTGGAGGGTTTGGCTCAACTGGATAA
- the nrdD gene encoding anaerobic ribonucleoside-triphosphate reductase: MQKYFSYVKKKDNTFELADEQKIFTALNRASKEGGCESKEEIKKIVSNVAKYLKTNFLPGETITTQIISDAVERVLIDGRYEQTFQAYHRRRVKKNEIRKQLKVAKRKEKADSTDLSLLVQAELEEETSSWDKTKIIDALVKEARIPHNDARKIANNIEKKVIMSTISKITTSLLRELVDNELFALGFSAKIKKQTSLGIPTYNLEQIVFSKGKENSNVTSHNPEAINLSVAEIILKQYALNNIFSRDVSDAHLEGRIHIHDLGYPTRVYCSSHSLEYIKKYGLALENLDVISSSAKHARTLTGHLNTFLASMQAYYAGALGIGYLNVFYAPYLVGLSYEEMLQEAQYLIFSLSQSAFSRGGQVLFLDANIHTGVPSYLKNIQAIGPGGQYTGRTYSDYEKTAQMFAMALLEVWRRGDRYGNVFAFPKCDLHINEETFTDENQKKILEYACLVASENGTPYFIFDRDEVTLSACCRLRTQIKDNYMIEHPESMRFCGFQNVTVNLPQTAYRAGKGNTDKLLTEIEEDIALCVKAHLQKKSFVKKISTSEEMPLYQIGKNASDGRPYVDLEKATYIIGIIGLNECVQYITGKQLHEDESAFQLGLKIVSFMYLKTKEYEKKYNLKFSLEESPAESAARRLSKVDLQKYTQAKEVIKGDINRDEYYYTNSIHFAANAPIGLIDRIIKQSQFHPLIESGAIIHAFIGEQKPHSSSIFALVKKTWQNTKCAQLTISPEFTVCEDCCRTVRGLKSNCLRCGSQNVYQITRIVGYYSRISNWNKSKLGELKDRHKGIYSVEENDARKNIEMPEKSQLATISA; the protein is encoded by the coding sequence ATGCAGAAGTACTTCAGTTATGTAAAAAAGAAGGATAATACCTTTGAGTTGGCAGATGAACAAAAAATCTTTACAGCACTCAACCGTGCAAGTAAAGAAGGTGGCTGTGAAAGTAAGGAAGAAATCAAAAAAATCGTTAGCAATGTTGCAAAATACCTAAAAACAAATTTTCTGCCTGGCGAAACAATTACAACGCAGATAATAAGCGATGCAGTTGAAAGAGTTCTTATTGACGGGCGATACGAACAAACATTTCAGGCATATCATAGAAGACGGGTTAAAAAAAACGAAATCCGAAAACAATTAAAAGTAGCGAAACGAAAAGAAAAAGCGGATTCAACCGACTTGTCGCTTCTTGTTCAGGCAGAACTTGAAGAAGAGACATCCTCGTGGGATAAAACAAAAATTATTGACGCACTTGTAAAAGAAGCCAGAATCCCACATAATGATGCTCGTAAAATTGCAAATAATATAGAAAAAAAAGTAATAATGTCCACTATTAGTAAAATTACAACTTCGCTTTTAAGAGAACTAGTTGATAACGAACTTTTTGCTTTAGGTTTCTCAGCAAAAATAAAAAAACAGACATCACTTGGAATCCCAACCTATAATTTAGAACAGATTGTATTCTCCAAAGGGAAAGAAAACTCAAATGTTACCTCGCATAATCCTGAAGCAATAAATCTATCAGTTGCAGAGATAATACTTAAACAGTATGCATTGAACAATATTTTTTCGCGTGATGTTTCTGATGCCCATTTAGAAGGTCGTATCCATATACATGATTTAGGCTATCCTACAAGAGTTTATTGTTCAAGTCATTCTTTAGAATACATAAAAAAATATGGACTTGCATTGGAAAATCTTGATGTTATCTCCAGTTCTGCAAAACACGCAAGAACGCTTACAGGACATCTTAATACATTTCTTGCTTCTATGCAGGCGTATTATGCAGGTGCACTCGGGATTGGTTATTTAAATGTCTTTTATGCACCGTATCTTGTCGGGTTAAGTTACGAAGAAATGCTTCAAGAAGCACAGTATCTTATCTTTTCACTTTCTCAGTCGGCATTCTCGCGTGGTGGACAGGTTTTGTTTTTAGACGCTAATATCCATACTGGTGTGCCATCATATCTCAAAAATATACAGGCAATCGGTCCGGGTGGACAATATACAGGCAGAACTTACAGTGATTATGAAAAAACAGCACAGATGTTCGCAATGGCACTTTTAGAGGTATGGCGTAGAGGCGATAGATACGGCAATGTGTTTGCATTTCCGAAATGTGATTTACATATAAATGAAGAAACTTTTACAGACGAGAACCAAAAAAAAATTCTGGAATACGCATGCCTTGTTGCGTCAGAAAACGGAACACCATATTTTATATTTGATAGAGATGAGGTTACACTTTCTGCCTGCTGTCGTCTGCGGACACAAATAAAAGATAATTATATGATTGAGCATCCAGAATCAATGCGGTTCTGTGGGTTCCAAAATGTTACAGTTAATCTTCCGCAGACAGCATATCGGGCTGGGAAGGGAAATACTGATAAACTGTTAACTGAAATTGAGGAAGATATAGCGTTGTGTGTAAAAGCGCATCTCCAAAAAAAATCGTTTGTGAAAAAAATTAGCACATCTGAAGAAATGCCACTCTATCAAATAGGAAAAAATGCATCTGATGGCAGACCGTATGTTGACTTGGAAAAAGCAACATATATAATAGGTATAATTGGACTCAATGAATGTGTTCAGTACATAACAGGAAAACAACTCCACGAAGATGAGAGCGCGTTTCAACTGGGCTTAAAAATAGTTTCTTTTATGTATCTGAAAACAAAAGAATACGAAAAAAAATACAACCTGAAATTCTCGCTTGAAGAAAGCCCGGCAGAATCTGCTGCAAGACGACTATCAAAGGTTGACCTCCAAAAGTATACACAGGCAAAAGAGGTTATAAAAGGTGATATAAACCGCGACGAGTATTATTATACAAACAGTATCCATTTTGCTGCGAATGCACCTATTGGGCTTATTGATAGGATAATAAAACAAAGTCAGTTTCATCCGCTTATAGAAAGCGGTGCTATTATCCATGCATTCATAGGCGAACAAAAACCGCATTCATCTTCAATTTTTGCACTTGTTAAAAAAACCTGGCAAAATACAAAATGTGCCCAACTCACAATCTCACCAGAGTTTACTGTCTGCGAGGATTGTTGCAGAACGGTTCGCGGACTAAAGAGTAATTGTTTAAGATGCGGTTCCCAAAATGTTTATCAAATTACAAGAATCGTCGGATATTATTCAAGAATATCAAACTGGAATAAATCAAAATTAGGTGAGTTAAAAGACAGACATAAAGGAATTTATTCGGTGGAGGAAAACGATGCTCGTAAAAATATTGAGATGCCGGAAAAATCTCAACTTGCCACAATATCAGCATAG
- a CDS encoding anaerobic ribonucleoside-triphosphate reductase activating protein, producing MYVADYLETSLLDWDGKISCVLFLSGCNFRCPWCQNRDLVLGKTANRIHITEILQKFKDRKDWIDGFVITGGEPTINKNLKVLISEIKNNGFTVKIDTNGSKPELLKELILNKLVDSVAMDIKTSVEQKKYNVACGITVNLRDIIHSIDILINSKIDCLFRTTAVPGIVDIDDIKKISEKICGKKYTIQKFVPHNTLNKNYANLEPYSDKDMKKMEKNISCLRKHEIIVSNAEGLRYAEVLQLCKKEG from the coding sequence ATGTATGTTGCTGATTATCTTGAAACATCACTTTTAGATTGGGATGGAAAAATTTCTTGTGTTTTGTTTTTATCAGGTTGTAATTTCCGCTGCCCGTGGTGTCAGAATAGAGACCTTGTATTAGGCAAAACAGCGAACAGGATCCATATTACCGAGATATTACAAAAATTCAAAGATAGAAAAGACTGGATTGACGGGTTTGTAATAACTGGTGGAGAGCCGACAATAAACAAAAACTTAAAAGTACTCATCTCCGAAATTAAAAACAACGGGTTTACAGTAAAAATTGATACTAATGGCTCAAAACCTGAACTTCTAAAAGAACTCATTTTAAACAAGCTCGTGGATTCAGTTGCTATGGATATAAAAACTTCAGTCGAGCAAAAAAAATATAATGTCGCCTGTGGCATAACAGTAAATCTCCGTGATATAATTCACTCAATTGATATCTTAATTAACTCAAAAATAGATTGTTTGTTCAGAACAACTGCTGTGCCGGGAATTGTAGATATAGACGATATTAAAAAAATCTCTGAAAAAATTTGCGGCAAAAAATATACTATTCAGAAATTTGTCCCGCATAATACACTGAACAAAAATTACGCAAATCTTGAACCATACTCAGATAAAGATATGAAAAAAATGGAAAAGAATATTTCGTGTTTGCGGAAACACGAAATCATTGTTTCTAATGCGGAGGGATTGCGTTATGCAGAAGTACTTCAGTTATGTAAAAAAGAAGGATAA
- the nrdR gene encoding transcriptional regulator NrdR produces the protein MKCPFCGWHNCGVSDTRQIENSSIIKRRRECARCKKRFTTFERVEIPPLTVIKSDGKRAPFDLEKLRKGVRMACLKRPVPEETIERIISEIEMELHDYIMEVPSKTIGEMVLKRLRKIDEVAYVRFASIYRKFDSIDTFLKELRKLKRRK, from the coding sequence ATGAAATGCCCTTTTTGTGGATGGCACAATTGTGGTGTCAGCGATACCCGTCAAATTGAAAACAGTTCAATAATCAAAAGAAGAAGGGAATGTGCTCGTTGTAAAAAAAGATTTACTACATTTGAAAGAGTAGAAATCCCACCGCTTACTGTGATTAAAAGTGATGGCAAACGAGCACCGTTTGATTTAGAAAAACTTAGAAAAGGTGTCAGAATGGCATGTCTTAAAAGACCGGTTCCTGAAGAAACGATAGAAAGAATTATCAGTGAAATAGAAATGGAATTACACGACTACATAATGGAAGTGCCATCTAAAACAATAGGCGAAATGGTGTTAAAACGGCTCAGAAAAATTGATGAAGTTGCATATGTTAGGTTTGCATCAATCTACAGAAAGTTTGATAGTATTGATACATTTCTGAAAGAGTTAAGAAAGTTGAAAAGAAGAAAATAG
- a CDS encoding DNA recombination protein RmuC, with translation MIETLLIIAVIVILALVVLLLKKNPQKESQSNLLIQQQIEALRQQVSDTLTNNTLIANQQIATLTSQVNKQLSSVAEQLLNSQKSIGDRLDSATRVVGDVNKSIGQLSEATKRVFEVGQDIASLQEILRAPKLRGNIGEFFLGDLLTQILPPKFFILQYQFKSGEKVDAVIKLGSGLVPVDSKFPLENFKKMIEAVEEKEKNQARKKFVSDVKKHIDAISEKYILPDEDTFDFALMYIPAENVYYETIIKDENTDETSISSYALQKRVIPVSPNSFYAYLQAIVLGLRGMKIEESARNIMETLLRLTGDFQKFKDDFETLGGHISKTAGKYDETLKKLEKFEYKLVSVEHQETKAIE, from the coding sequence ATGATAGAAACTCTTTTAATTATTGCTGTAATAGTAATTTTGGCGCTTGTAGTTTTACTTCTTAAAAAGAATCCACAAAAGGAATCGCAGTCAAACCTGCTTATCCAACAACAGATTGAGGCATTAAGACAACAAGTGAGTGATACATTAACCAATAATACACTGATTGCAAATCAACAGATTGCAACCTTGACTTCTCAGGTTAACAAACAACTTTCATCAGTTGCTGAACAACTGCTTAACTCACAAAAAAGTATCGGAGACCGACTGGATAGTGCAACAAGAGTTGTAGGCGATGTCAACAAAAGTATCGGTCAACTTTCAGAGGCAACCAAACGAGTGTTTGAGGTTGGTCAGGATATTGCGTCACTTCAAGAAATTTTGAGAGCACCGAAACTGCGTGGGAATATCGGCGAGTTTTTTCTCGGTGATTTGCTAACACAGATACTGCCACCCAAGTTTTTTATATTGCAGTATCAGTTCAAATCAGGCGAAAAAGTAGATGCGGTTATAAAACTGGGTAGTGGACTGGTTCCGGTGGATTCTAAATTCCCACTTGAAAATTTCAAGAAAATGATTGAAGCAGTTGAAGAAAAAGAAAAAAATCAAGCACGCAAAAAATTTGTTAGTGATGTTAAAAAACATATTGATGCAATTTCAGAAAAATATATCTTGCCAGACGAAGATACTTTTGATTTCGCGTTGATGTATATACCAGCCGAGAATGTATATTATGAAACAATTATAAAAGATGAAAATACTGATGAGACATCTATTTCTTCATATGCATTACAAAAACGGGTCATTCCCGTTTCACCGAATTCGTTTTATGCATATCTTCAGGCGATTGTTTTAGGACTGCGTGGAATGAAAATTGAAGAAAGCGCCAGAAATATTATGGAGACACTTTTGCGACTTACTGGTGATTTCCAGAAATTTAAAGATGATTTTGAAACACTTGGCGGCCATATTTCTAAAACTGCCGGCAAATATGATGAAACACTTAAAAAATTAGAAAAGTTTGAATACAAACTTGTTTCTGTAGAACATCAGGAAACAAAAGCAATAGAATAA
- the queF gene encoding preQ(1) synthase, producing the protein MNKINPKLLKTIDYEYKGKKIEIVVETDEFTCLCPWSGLPDFAHLTISYIPDKHCVELKSLKFYLQSYRNAGIVHESVVNRVLSDLVKMVKPKKMCIEAVFNIRGGLKTTLKADYKK; encoded by the coding sequence ATGAACAAAATAAATCCGAAACTGCTGAAAACTATTGATTACGAATATAAAGGCAAAAAAATTGAGATTGTTGTTGAAACAGATGAATTCACCTGCCTCTGTCCCTGGTCAGGATTACCTGATTTCGCACATCTTACAATTTCATACATACCGGATAAACACTGTGTTGAGTTAAAATCATTAAAATTTTATCTGCAGAGTTACAGAAATGCAGGTATCGTCCATGAAAGTGTCGTAAATAGAGTGCTTTCTGATTTGGTCAAAATGGTTAAACCAAAAAAAATGTGTATTGAAGCAGTTTTCAATATTCGTGGTGGGCTTAAAACAACATTAAAAGCGGATTATAAAAAATGA
- a CDS encoding 7-carboxy-7-deazaguanine synthase QueE — MIGRVSEIFVSVQGEGIYAGTPMVFVRFAGCNLNCDYCDTPESRLAVYGKVYTADEIKETVEKELEENKTVSLISFTGGEPLLQPEIISQVISHFRDSRIKTYLDTNGTLPEKFSTIADIIDYVAMDIKLPSACGIELWQVYSKFLKLAKGCVFVKIVITAKSTFDEFQKAVELISNVDTSIPLVIQPVTPIREIGSMPFKQIQVLKNYAEQKGGIENVSIVSQIHKKIGIR, encoded by the coding sequence ATGATTGGTAGAGTTTCAGAAATTTTTGTATCTGTTCAGGGCGAAGGAATTTATGCAGGCACACCAATGGTTTTCGTAAGATTTGCAGGCTGTAACTTAAACTGCGATTACTGCGATACGCCGGAAAGTCGGCTTGCTGTCTACGGCAAAGTGTATACAGCAGATGAAATAAAAGAAACGGTAGAAAAAGAATTGGAAGAAAATAAAACGGTATCTCTTATCTCGTTTACAGGTGGTGAACCGCTATTACAACCAGAGATAATTTCACAGGTCATTTCACATTTTAGAGATAGCAGAATAAAAACATATCTTGATACTAACGGCACACTGCCTGAAAAGTTTTCAACAATCGCAGATATTATTGATTATGTGGCAATGGATATAAAACTGCCATCAGCGTGTGGCATAGAACTCTGGCAAGTGTATTCAAAGTTTCTGAAATTAGCAAAAGGGTGTGTATTTGTCAAAATTGTCATAACTGCTAAATCAACTTTTGATGAATTCCAAAAAGCAGTAGAGCTTATTTCAAATGTTGATACCTCAATTCCACTTGTGATTCAACCTGTAACACCTATCAGAGAAATTGGTTCAATGCCGTTTAAACAGATTCAGGTTTTAAAAAATTATGCAGAGCAAAAAGGTGGGATAGAAAATGTTTCTATTGTATCACAAATCCACAAGAAAATAGGCATACGATAG
- the queC gene encoding 7-cyano-7-deazaguanine synthase QueC — MKPKAVVLLSGGLDSATALFIAKKKYTTYCLIFDYGQRHKKEIESAQKIASITGCKYQIVKIAFPWKGSSLIDKTKKIPYNKIIGDSIPSTYVPGRNTIFLSYALSYAETIGAIKIFIGANAVDFSGYPDCRPQYYKSFNRILYNGTKTKGETKGGTKIKIETPLLYKTKKEIVELGFKYKVPFELTWSCYSGKKYPCGKCDACILRANGFAKANRKDPIL; from the coding sequence ATGAAACCTAAGGCGGTTGTTTTGTTATCAGGCGGGCTTGATTCTGCAACAGCGCTTTTTATCGCAAAAAAAAAATATACAACATACTGTCTGATTTTTGATTATGGTCAGCGACATAAAAAAGAGATTGAATCTGCCCAAAAAATTGCAAGTATCACAGGTTGCAAATACCAAATTGTAAAAATTGCCTTTCCATGGAAAGGCAGTTCACTTATTGATAAAACTAAAAAAATTCCGTATAATAAAATAATAGGAGATTCTATTCCATCAACATATGTGCCAGGTAGAAATACAATCTTTTTAAGTTATGCACTTTCATATGCGGAAACAATAGGTGCCATAAAAATTTTTATCGGTGCCAATGCTGTTGATTTTTCAGGCTACCCCGATTGCCGTCCACAGTACTACAAAAGTTTTAATCGCATTTTGTATAATGGAACAAAAACAAAAGGGGAAACAAAAGGTGGAACAAAAATAAAAATAGAAACCCCGTTACTTTATAAAACAAAAAAAGAAATTGTGGAATTAGGATTTAAGTATAAAGTTCCATTTGAATTAACCTGGAGTTGCTATTCAGGCAAAAAATATCCCTGTGGGAAATGCGACGCCTGTATTTTGAGAGCAAACGGGTTTGCTAAAGCAAACCGAAAGGATCCAATTTTATGA
- the queD gene encoding 6-carboxytetrahydropterin synthase QueD — translation MFEIFVEDNFSAAHNLRNYKGRCEHLHGHNYNVCISVCGQKLDKTGMLVDFTILKKQLNEIIATLDHKYLNEIKPFDRINPTAENIAKYIHRQIQLKIKNSKLKIKVVVWETERNYASYYET, via the coding sequence ATGTTTGAAATTTTTGTTGAAGATAATTTTTCAGCTGCGCATAATTTGAGAAACTATAAAGGCAGATGTGAACATCTGCACGGGCATAATTACAATGTCTGTATATCTGTCTGTGGGCAAAAACTGGATAAGACAGGAATGCTCGTTGATTTTACTATTCTGAAAAAGCAACTTAACGAAATTATAGCCACACTTGACCATAAATATCTGAATGAAATTAAACCATTTGATAGAATTAATCCAACTGCTGAAAATATCGCAAAATACATACACAGACAAATACAATTGAAAATTAAAAATTCAAAATTAAAAATTAAAGTTGTTGTTTGGGAAACAGAAAGAAATTACGCAAGTTATTATGAAACCTAA